In the bacterium genome, GGCGCTTTCAAATTTACGGCTGTTCTCCACGGAATAAACCTCCTGATTATACACTCCGATGCCTTGTTGTCTAATCTTACGGACTACCTCAACCGTATCCTCTGTAATCTCATAGACATGCTCAAAATGCGTCACCACGCATACCTCACGCCGGCCCGGCTGGTGATAGCTGCTGATAAGCGCTACTAATTCATCAGTTATCCTTTGAGGCAGAACCACGGGCGTTCTGGTGCCCAGGCGAATCCTTTCGATATGATCAATCTTGCTTAATTCATCCAATACGTATTTGATCTTATTATCTCCCATAACAAAGGGGTCTCCACCTGTTACCAGGACCTCAATGATCGCCGGATGCTGCCTGATCCAATCTATGGCCTTATCGAGTTTATCACGCGGGGCCAGGGCGCCTGGAGCCAACACCTCTTTGATCTCCCAATTTCTCTGGCAATAAGTGCATATCTGGGCACAGGTGTTGTATGGCTTCAGAATAACAATCATGGGATAGCGTCTAATGATCAAATCTATGGGCGAGGTATCGTGCTCTAACATGAAGTCGAAATAGGTCTCGTGTTTTTCCCGGCCGGCTATCATCGCCTGAATATAATATTTTATAGGAATTACCTGGGCCCTGGTGGCATGATCATAAGTCCGGTCAGCGGATTTATCCAGGAGAGAGGCATAATAAGGCGTTATCCCAAAGGGAATATGATTTTCTCTGGCCAGGTCGATGGCCTCGATCTCATCCTCGGTCAGGTCAATCAAGCTGCCTAAGGTCTTGGAATCGGTGATGACATGGCTTAGATGCCATCGGTAATTCTGCCAATCGGCAGAAGAAGCGCCAAAATAGGCCATGATCCTGGCCTTGTTCTCTTTCCGGACCTCTTTAACCCATTCCTCAAGACCTGAAGGATATCTTTTCATAAATCTAAAGGCGACTTCGGCTAATTTATCCAAATGGCTTGATCGTTCTATGGCCGCCTCTCGTCCTTCTGAGCTCAGATACAAAGGCAGCTCGCCTTCGTATATCCCCGGATGGTCGCTTATACCCAGAAAAATATGTTTAAACTCTTCCACAAAGCCGGGCGTGATCCCCTCCACCTCTTTTCCCTGAATAATTTCCCACAGCGCCTTCAGAGCGCTGAAATTACTTAATCGTTCATTTTGGGGGTCGGAAATATTCCGCAAGACATTAATAGCATATTTAATCAGGGTAAGTTTTAGGGGATTGAGTTCTCTCTTTTGTCCTTCAAGACATATTTCCCTCTGGCTAAGATAAAGCAAGAGTCTCGCCCGGGCTATCTCCGGGGTCTCGCTTTCCAATATAATCTGGTAGATTTCAGGATTGGCCTCTTTAAGCCTCAAATACATTTAATCACCTCTTCCTCAAGGAAAAATTCTGGGCGTCTTATCATTTCTTGGATGTAAAGAACTGCTTAATCCATCCCTTCTTCTTTTGAGCCCCCTCCTCTCCTCCAATGATCTTGCTGGCTAACTCCTCTATTCTCTCGGTTACCTTCTCCTTTTCATACCCCAGAACAAAAGGGACCCCTTCGTTAATAGAAGGGATGATCCTTCGGCCGTCACTGGGAATATGGCCCAGGATAGGATAATCCAGGGCCTCCTCCACCTCAGGGGGGGTAATCCCCATATGGGTTTCGGTTCGGTTGAGGACGAGGGAAACCTTGTCTTTAAAGCCAAGAGACTCCACAATATCAAGACCCAGTCTGGCATTCTTGATAGCCGGAAGGTCCAGGGTAAAGACAAATAGGATTAGATTAGACAGGTTGAAAGCCGCAATAAGACTATCATGCAGATACTTAGGACTATCAATAATGATAAAGTTATAGTTTAACTTGAGGACATTAATGATTTCCTCTATGTGTGCCCCGTTGACTAATTCGGCCTGCTCCGGCTTAAGGGGCGCGGCTAAAAGCCTTAGACCAGAGTCGTGCTTGATAAGATAGGATTCCAAAAGGCCCTCCTCCAGTCTGCCTTGTTCGGAGATTTCCTTAACCAGGCCGGCTATGGTCCTGGTTGGGGTCAAGTTAAGCATCACGGCACAGTCACCAAATTGGAGATCCAGGTCCAATAAAGCCACCTTTTCTCCTCCCTCTTGAAGCATCTTAGCCAGCATAACCGCCAGATTAACAGAAAGAAGTGTTCCTCCTGAACCACCCTTAGTGCTGAATAAAGTGACTATCTTATGCCGTGCCTCCGGAGGCAGGGCAGATGGGGCAGCCTTGATATATTCTCTCTCTTTCTCCTGAATTTTCACTATCCTCCGAAGGGTTCCGGCTAATTTCTCCTGACTGATAGGTTGAGTAAGCAAACCCCTTGCCCCGGCCAACATTGCCTCCTGGATTTGCTGAGAGGAAAGTTCCTGATCCGATATAATGATAAGGCCTACCTCTGGAATTTCTTCTACCAGGCCTTCGGTCAACTTCATTCCACCTTCTTCCCCCTCCAGGGCAATATTGAGAAAGATTATATCAGGTCGGGTCTTGATAGCCGAAGCGACGACATCTTCTGTTTTGTCTATTTCAGCCACGACTTCTACCTCATCGGCTACATTAAAGAGAAGCTTCTTTAAATTGATTCTGGCCTGGGTTGATCCTTCGGCTATCAAAACCCGGATAGTAGAATGTTCGTTCATTACTTTCTCCTTTGTATATAGTTTCGGGTTTCGAAACTTATTTTACCTGTTCTTTCAATTGTTTAATTCTCTCCGTCTCATTAGGCACGATGTTAGGCTCTTTTATCTCCTCCAGATACCCGGAAGAGATGATCTGAGGCGTAATCATTAGCGCTAATTCCTTACGTTCGTCAGTTTCCTGGCGATTAAAGAATAGATTACCTACTACCGGTAGGTGACTCAAGATCGGCACTTCATCTAATTTTTTGGCTTGAGACCGATTAACCAATCCCCCCAGGATAATGGTCTCGCCATCCTTAACGGTTACAGCCGTAGAAACCTTTTTCTCTAAAAAGGCCGGATGGGCATCGACCGCATTGGCCCAATCCAGCTCAGAGATACTTGATTCTATCTTGAGGTTGATATTCTTTAGCTGATCTACCAATGGGGTTATCCTAAGTTGAATCCCGTAATCGACCCACTCAATGTCCGTGACCCGTTTATTAGCTTCAACCTCGGTGGTACTGGGAATAGGCACCCGACCGCCCATATTGACATAAGCCTCTTGACCGCTAAGGGCAACCAACCTGGGCGCAGAGATAATCTTAAGCTCACCCTTACTGTCTAAGGCCTGAATCATAGCCCAGATATCCAAGGCTTCTCCCAGAGATGTTCGGGCCAGTTGAATATTGAAGGTGTCCTTAAAAAGATTAGGCCCAACCACCTCAACTGAGGTAGATGGATCCTGCTTTCTAAATCTGGAACTCCAATTTACGCCTAATTCATCTAACAGATTTCGGGTAACCTCAATAAGCTCTAATTTAACCAGAATCTGAACCGGACCAACTACTTCGACCAGGTTGACCACTTTCTCCTTAAGAAATTTAGCCAGGATCTCGGCCTTTTCGCGGTCGTGTTGAGTGGCCACACTTCCTTCCAGGACAAGACCATCTCCCAGCTTGACAAAGGTCACCCCTTCCAGCCCCGGAATCTCCTTGATCTGATCGATAGGACTGGGCGATGGTTGTGAGACCTGGAGCAATAGGGCCTCTTCTTCTAATGATTTTTTTTCAGCTACCCGGATAAGGTTTACCACTGATTTTCCAAAGGATTCGGCTATGGTCTGGGCTAGACCCCTCTTCTCCTCATTTAGAACTACCCCTTCCAGCACAATACTCCCCCCGATGATAGTCGTCTTGACTGCCTCCAGCCCCTCAATCTGATTTATCTCATTAAGAGCAGGGGTCTTCTCTCTAACCCTGATCCGGTATTGCGTCCGTCCGGATTCAGTCCAGACATGAAGAGAGGTATCTCCGGGGGTTTTG is a window encoding:
- a CDS encoding response regulator; protein product: MNEHSTIRVLIAEGSTQARINLKKLLFNVADEVEVVAEIDKTEDVVASAIKTRPDIIFLNIALEGEEGGMKLTEGLVEEIPEVGLIIISDQELSSQQIQEAMLAGARGLLTQPISQEKLAGTLRRIVKIQEKEREYIKAAPSALPPEARHKIVTLFSTKGGSGGTLLSVNLAVMLAKMLQEGGEKVALLDLDLQFGDCAVMLNLTPTRTIAGLVKEISEQGRLEEGLLESYLIKHDSGLRLLAAPLKPEQAELVNGAHIEEIINVLKLNYNFIIIDSPKYLHDSLIAAFNLSNLILFVFTLDLPAIKNARLGLDIVESLGFKDKVSLVLNRTETHMGITPPEVEEALDYPILGHIPSDGRRIIPSINEGVPFVLGYEKEKVTERIEELASKIIGGEEGAQKKKGWIKQFFTSKK
- a CDS encoding pilus assembly protein N-terminal domain-containing protein, whose product is MKKAGILIMVIFFFCLGAVMAHSEEKEWVVKEGDSIVIRIKGISRIAIGNSTVADATVISDNEILLNGKTPGDTSLHVWTESGRTQYRIRVREKTPALNEINQIEGLEAVKTTIIGGSIVLEGVVLNEEKRGLAQTIAESFGKSVVNLIRVAEKKSLEEEALLLQVSQPSPSPIDQIKEIPGLEGVTFVKLGDGLVLEGSVATQHDREKAEILAKFLKEKVVNLVEVVGPVQILVKLELIEVTRNLLDELGVNWSSRFRKQDPSTSVEVVGPNLFKDTFNIQLARTSLGEALDIWAMIQALDSKGELKIISAPRLVALSGQEAYVNMGGRVPIPSTTEVEANKRVTDIEWVDYGIQLRITPLVDQLKNINLKIESSISELDWANAVDAHPAFLEKKVSTAVTVKDGETIILGGLVNRSQAKKLDEVPILSHLPVVGNLFFNRQETDERKELALMITPQIISSGYLEEIKEPNIVPNETERIKQLKEQVK
- a CDS encoding KamA family radical SAM protein, which translates into the protein MYLRLKEANPEIYQIILESETPEIARARLLLYLSQREICLEGQKRELNPLKLTLIKYAINVLRNISDPQNERLSNFSALKALWEIIQGKEVEGITPGFVEEFKHIFLGISDHPGIYEGELPLYLSSEGREAAIERSSHLDKLAEVAFRFMKRYPSGLEEWVKEVRKENKARIMAYFGASSADWQNYRWHLSHVITDSKTLGSLIDLTEDEIEAIDLARENHIPFGITPYYASLLDKSADRTYDHATRAQVIPIKYYIQAMIAGREKHETYFDFMLEHDTSPIDLIIRRYPMIVILKPYNTCAQICTYCQRNWEIKEVLAPGALAPRDKLDKAIDWIRQHPAIIEVLVTGGDPFVMGDNKIKYVLDELSKIDHIERIRLGTRTPVVLPQRITDELVALISSYHQPGRREVCVVTHFEHVYEITEDTVEVVRKIRQQGIGVYNQEVYSVENSRKFESAALRRLLRLVGVDPYYTFNMKGKEELNKMRVPIARLQQEQQEETRLLPGIARTDEAVYNLPRWGKHYLRGWQHHRIISILPDGRRVYRFHPWDKNISPTGTYVGIDVSIYDYLEELKKRGEDLEDYKSIWYYY